Proteins encoded by one window of Gemmatimonadota bacterium:
- a CDS encoding FAD-dependent oxidoreductase, which yields MPRGTRTEELPVAIIGAGPVGLTAALHVAERGMRPLILEAGEGPGTYVRDWAHVGMFSPWEYNVDPLARRVLGDAGWAAPPDDELPTGAELVERLIEPLADLPAIRSAIRYGRRVVGVSRSGIDKLSDRGREDAPFVIHSRGEDGVEERFLASAVIDASGTWGNPNPLGSAGLSALGEAEHGDLISRRIPDVSGAERGRYAGRRVLVVGAGDSALNALLDLCALAEQEPATEVVWALRGSEPRLGNGAADQLPARGSLGSRVRELVASGAIEVVPGFRTEALEGGSGALRVQGRNGTMIGIDEIIAVTGFRPDLDMLRELRLAIDPAVESPTLLAPLIDPNVHSCGTVPPHGFAELSHPEPGFFIVGMKSYGRAPTFLLRTGYEQVRSVVAALAGDLDSARDVELVLPETGVCGVA from the coding sequence ATGCCCCGCGGAACCCGCACCGAGGAGCTTCCGGTCGCGATCATCGGCGCGGGGCCGGTGGGACTCACCGCGGCGCTCCACGTCGCCGAGCGGGGCATGCGCCCGCTGATCCTCGAGGCCGGCGAGGGCCCGGGAACGTACGTGCGGGACTGGGCACACGTGGGGATGTTCTCGCCCTGGGAGTACAACGTCGATCCGCTCGCGCGGCGAGTCCTGGGCGACGCCGGTTGGGCGGCGCCGCCGGACGATGAGCTTCCCACGGGCGCGGAGTTGGTCGAGCGGTTGATCGAGCCCCTCGCGGACCTCCCGGCGATCCGGTCGGCGATCCGGTACGGGCGCCGGGTGGTCGGAGTGAGCCGCTCCGGCATCGACAAGCTCAGCGACCGCGGGCGCGAGGACGCGCCGTTCGTTATCCACTCGCGGGGTGAGGATGGCGTCGAGGAGCGGTTTCTCGCGAGCGCGGTGATCGACGCGTCAGGGACGTGGGGCAACCCCAACCCGCTCGGCTCGGCGGGCCTGTCGGCCCTGGGTGAAGCCGAGCACGGCGATCTCATCTCCCGCCGCATCCCCGACGTGTCGGGGGCGGAGAGGGGGCGCTACGCCGGCCGCCGGGTGCTGGTCGTGGGCGCGGGCGATTCCGCGCTGAACGCCCTGCTGGACCTGTGCGCGCTTGCCGAGCAGGAGCCGGCCACGGAAGTCGTGTGGGCGCTACGCGGGTCGGAACCGCGGTTGGGCAACGGCGCCGCCGACCAGCTCCCCGCGCGCGGCTCGCTCGGCTCGCGCGTCCGGGAGCTGGTGGCGAGCGGCGCGATCGAGGTGGTGCCTGGATTCCGCACCGAGGCCTTGGAGGGAGGCTCCGGAGCGCTGCGCGTGCAGGGTCGCAACGGCACCATGATCGGCATCGACGAAATCATCGCGGTGACCGGCTTCCGCCCGGACCTGGACATGCTGAGGGAGCTGCGGCTGGCGATCGACCCCGCGGTGGAAAGCCCGACCCTGCTCGCGCCGCTGATCGACCCCAACGTCCACAGTTGCGGCACCGTGCCGCCGCACGGCTTCGCCGAGCTGTCACACCCCGAGCCGGGCTTCTTCATCGTCGGCATGAAGAGCTACGGGCGCGCGCCCACCTTCCTCCTGCGCACGGGCTACGAACAGGTGCGTTCGGTGGTCGCGGCGCTGGCCGGCGACCTGGACTCGGCGCGCGACGTCGAGCTGGTGCTGCCCGAAACCGGCGTATGCGGGGTCGCGTGA
- a CDS encoding YaiI/YqxD family protein translates to MKIWVDADAAPRDVKDVVARAAARIESEAVFVANRRLYTPANNRFVSAETVAGGPDAADDYIAEAAEPGDLAITADIPLAARLVEKGVAVIDPRGTEYTAENVGERLSVRDFMDGLRAAGVETGGPSGFGPKDKRAFAATFDRVLTRLVRAQQRSAG, encoded by the coding sequence ATGAAGATCTGGGTCGACGCCGATGCGGCCCCGCGCGACGTGAAGGATGTAGTGGCGCGGGCCGCGGCGCGCATCGAGTCGGAGGCCGTGTTCGTCGCCAACCGGCGCCTCTACACACCCGCCAACAACCGCTTCGTCAGCGCCGAGACCGTCGCGGGCGGCCCCGACGCCGCTGACGATTACATAGCCGAGGCGGCCGAGCCCGGAGACCTCGCCATCACCGCGGACATCCCGCTCGCCGCGCGGCTGGTGGAGAAGGGAGTCGCGGTCATCGACCCGCGCGGCACCGAGTACACGGCGGAGAACGTGGGCGAGCGGCTGTCGGTGCGCGACTTCATGGACGGCCTGCGGGCCGCGGGCGTAGAGACGGGTGGACCGAGCGGGTTCGGCCCCAAGGACAAGCGCGCCTTCGCGGCGACCTTCGACCGGGTGCTGACTCGCCTGGTCAGGGCGCAGCAGAGGAGCGCCGGCTAG
- a CDS encoding plastocyanin/azurin family copper-binding protein, which translates to MTILSRIPALGRTSVAAVLATSLLSFGCSDAAGPPDDEGPTQTTSVSVLDNRFAPPANAIAPGATVTWSWGGSNPHNVTFDDDAIGNSSTQTGGSFQKAFADAGEYTYFCTVHGRSVMSGRVVVGS; encoded by the coding sequence ATGACGATTCTCAGCCGCATTCCCGCGCTCGGCCGCACCTCGGTCGCCGCGGTCCTCGCGACCTCGCTTCTGTCATTCGGTTGCAGCGACGCCGCCGGCCCCCCCGATGACGAGGGTCCCACGCAGACGACATCGGTCAGCGTGCTCGACAACCGGTTCGCGCCGCCGGCCAACGCCATCGCTCCCGGAGCGACGGTGACGTGGAGTTGGGGCGGATCGAACCCGCACAACGTGACCTTCGACGACGACGCGATCGGCAACTCGTCGACCCAGACGGGCGGATCCTTCCAGAAGGCCTTCGCCGACGCGGGGGAGTACACGTACTTCTGCACCGTGCACGGGAGGTCGGTGATGTCGGGCCGGGTGGTGGTGGGTAGCTAG
- a CDS encoding MarR family transcriptional regulator translates to MVRNSRETARRRRALNTFVKFMRAYASVTARLEPEITKHGVTRTQFEVLEALLHLGPMNQRQLGEKILSSKGNITTVLDNLERDGLVERRPVEGDRRQKLVALTAAGRKRIRRIFPRQADAIVREFGTLTSEEQRTLGELCRKLGRGA, encoded by the coding sequence ATGGTCCGCAATTCCAGGGAAACCGCTAGGCGCCGTCGCGCGCTCAACACCTTCGTCAAGTTCATGCGCGCCTACGCTTCGGTGACCGCTCGCCTCGAGCCGGAGATCACGAAGCACGGAGTGACGCGGACCCAGTTCGAGGTGCTCGAGGCCCTGCTGCACCTCGGTCCCATGAACCAGCGCCAGCTCGGCGAGAAGATCCTCAGCTCCAAGGGCAACATCACCACGGTCCTGGACAACCTGGAAAGGGACGGACTGGTCGAGCGCCGTCCGGTCGAGGGTGACCGGCGCCAGAAGCTGGTGGCGCTGACCGCCGCCGGCAGGAAGCGCATCCGCAGAATCTTTCCGCGTCAGGCCGACGCCATCGTCCGCGAGTTCGGCACGCTCACCAGCGAAGAGCAGCGGACGCTGGGAGAGCTGTGCAGAAAGCTCGGCCGCGGCGCGTAG